Within the Ochrobactrum vermis genome, the region GGTTTCGGCGGCAAGTTCCACCGCCGATGTGGCGACGCCGAGACGCTGCGCGCGCAGGCGGATCTGCGCGACCGCTTCTTCGCCCGAAACATAAACGATGCGATGGCCGCGATTGGCAAGGGCTGCTGCTGCCTGTGTGAGGAGCGTCGATTTGCCGATACCGGGATCGCCGCCGATCAGCAGCGCCGAACCGCGCACGAAACCACCTCCGGTCACGCGGTCGAGTTCGCTGATGCCGGAAATGATGCGCGGCGCGTCTTCGATGTCGCCGGAAAGCGAGGTCAGTGCCACGGCGCGGCCTTTGCGCTTGGACAACATGGCGCCCGGACCGGATCCGATACCGCTATTTGTGCCTTCCTCGACGAGCGTGTTCCACTCGCCGCAGGAATCGCATTTGCCCGCCCAGCGCGTATGCACTGTGCCGCAATTCTGGCAGATGAACTGAATGCGCGCCTTGGCCATCAGAGGCACGCCTTTTTCAAAGAAATACTATTCATACTGCTCCGGCACATAGGAACCCTCGGCCAGATCTGCAAATCGCGTGAATTCGGACTGGAAGGCGAGCTTGACCGTTCCGGTCGGTCCGTGACGCTGTTTGGCGACAATAACGTCGGCTGTGCCTTTTACTTTTTCAAAGTGCTGCTTCCACTCTTCATATTTCGGATCGAACTCATCACGCGGCTCAAGATTCTTGACGTAATATTCCTCGCGGAACACGAACAGCACCACGTCAGCGTCCTGCTCGATGGAGCCCGATTCACGAAGATCGGAGAGCTGCGGGCGCTTGTCTTCACGGCTTTCTACCTGACGCGAGAGCTGTGAGAGCGCGATGATCGGAACGTTCAGTTCCTTGCCGAGCGCCTTGAGGCCGGTGGTGATTTCAGTGATTTCCTGCACACGGTTCTGCGCCGAGGCCTTCGACGAACCGGTCATCAACTGAATATAGTCGATCACCAGAACATCAAGGCCGCGCTGGCGCTTCAGGCGACGGGCGCGCGCAGCAAGCTGGGCAATCGAGATACCACCGGTCTGATCGATATAGAGCGGAATCTTCTGCATGACCTGCGAGCAAGCAACCAATTTCTCGAAATCCGTTTCGGTAATGTCACCGCGACGGATTTTTGAGGAAGAAACTTCCGTCTGCTCGGAAATGATACGCGTCGCAAGCTGCTCTGCCGACATTTCGAGCGAGAAGAAACCGACGACGCCACCATTGATGGCTTTCATTGTGCCATCGGCCTGTTGTTCGCCTTCATAGGCATTGGCAATGTTGAAAGCGATATTGGTGGCAAGTGAGGTCTTGCCCATACCCGGACGACCGGCAAGGACGATAAGGTCGGAAGGCTGCAGGCCGCCCATCTTGCCATCCAGCATGTGGATGCCAGTGGAAACACCCGACAGATGACCGTCACGCATGAAGGCGGCATTGGCCATATCCACCGCAGTGGTGACGGCATCCTTGAACGCTTGAAAGCCACCGTCATAACGACCGGTTTCAGCAAGTTCGAACAGGCGGCGTTCGGCGTCTTCGATCTGCTCCTGTGGCGCATTGTCGACCGGCGCGTCATAGGCAACGTTCACCATGTCTTCGCCAATGCCGATCAGGGCGCGGCGTGTCGCCAGATCGTAAATGGCGCGGCCGTAATCCTCGGCATTGATGATGGTGACGGCTTCGGTCGCAAGACGGGTCACGTATTGAAAGATCGTGAGATCGCCCACCTTGCCTTCCGTCGGCAGGAAGGTCTTCATCGTCACGGGATTGGCCATCTTGCCCACGCGGATAAGATCGGTCGTGATCTCATAGATGCGACGATGCAGTGGCTCAAAGAAATGGGTTGGCTTAAGGAAGTCCGATACCCGGTAGAAGGCATCGTTGTTGATCAGAATAGCACCGAGCAGCGCCTGTTCCGCTTCAATATTATGGGGTGCTTCCCGATAGCGCGCATCCTTTTGGTCCCGCGCATCGTCGAGTTTGCGTACCGCCGCTTCCGCCATGATTCTCAATCCTGTCCCTGATGCAACCAGCTAGCCCTCAAGCGATGCCAAACGCAACGCGGCTTTGGACGATTCCTGCTGGAAGGGAAAACCTATACCATGATTCACACTGATCCACAGATCAGGCATCTCTTTTATGCACTTCCTATTGACGGAGATTGCGGGGAACTACCGGTAACACTAATCTTCTCTCATTCATCTGGAGTTCGATGATCTGCGCGGGCATTCGACGCAAAGACCGGCTCTCTTTCACGAGGAATATTCATGCGACACCGCACCATTGCAGCCTGGCTTCTGACGGCGCTGGCACTCCTTTCTTCACCAGTCGCTTCATCGGCAGCTTCAGAACCGATCAAGGTAAAAGTGTTTATCGCCGCCATGTTCGAGATCGGTCAGAACAGCGGTGATCGCGCCGGAGAGTTTCAACGGTGGTATGAGCATTACTGGAAGGATGCCAAGCCGATCGAAGTGAAAGGCGCTCTGAAGCCCGTTTATTGTAACGACGATGGTGTATGTGGCTCTGTTCTCGGCATGGGCAAGGTGAATTCTTCGGCCAGCATGCAAGCAATCATGCTCGACCCGGCTTTTGATTTTTCCAAAACCTATTACATCCTGTCCGGCGTGGCCGGAACGCCGCCTTCACGCGGTACAATCGGCGATGTGAGCTGGGCAACGTGGCTTGTCGATTACGATCTCGGTCATCGCTGGGCACCGGAAGAAGGCAAGCTGGGTGAGCCGGTTTTCATGCCGCGAAAGGGCTACGAGGACTACCGCGTTTTCAAGCTCAATCCTGAACTGGTCGCGGCAGCGGTTCGCTTGGGCTCCAATGTCGAGCTTCGCGATTCACCCAAGGCACAGGCTTATCGCATGCGCTATCCCGACAAGGCCGCGCAGGCAAAGCCGGCCTTGAAGACGGGCACGCATATGACCGGAGATACATTCTTCCACGGTCCCGGACTGTCAAAAGAGGCACAGTATATCGCCAAGCTCTATGGTGCCGATGACTATCTCGCCACCGAGATGGAAGCTGCAGCACTCGCACTCGTTATCAAACGGCAGCACGGTACAGACCGTATCCTCAGCCTGCGCGGCTCGGTGAATTTCGATCAGGGAAATCCGAAAGAAACCACGCTGCAGCATCTGGATCCGGCACCGGGCGAAACGGCTGGCGGGTTTGCCGAAACAGTCGAGAACATTTACCTCGTCGGCGCTCCGGTCGTGAACGACATCGTCACCCATTGGGACAAGTGGGAATCTGGCGTGCCAAAGTCGGAATAAGATAAGAAAAAGCGGGCTGCTCCATCGGAACAGCCCGCCCTGATTTCAAGCAGAGCGGCTCTGGCTTCAGGCATTCATGCTTTTCTTGACAGCGCGAGCTTCGCTATTGGCGCCTTTGGGTGCGCTGTCGAGCCGCTTCAGGCGCTTTTCCTCAGCTTCGATATAGTTACGCGTCAGCGGAACGGCTTCCTGCCTGTGCGCAATCTGGATGTGGAACACCATCATGTTCTGCCAGCGGAAGGCGCTTTCGGAAGCCGCAAGATAGAACTCCCACATGCGGCAGAAGCGTTCGTCATAAAGCGCCTTGGCCCGTTCGCGATTGGCCATGAATGCCTCACGCCAAGCTTTGAGCGTTTCCGCATAATGAAGCCGCAGGATTTCAACGTCGGTGACATAAAGCCCCGCCTTTTCTATATGCGGCAGCACTTCCGACAGGGCGGGGATATAACCGCCCGGGAAGATATATTTGCGGATGAACGGATTGGTCGCGCCTGGCCCGTCAGCCCTGCCGATGGCATGCAGCAGGAACACGCCATCCGGCTTCATCAGCCGCGCCACATGCTGGAAATATTCCGCAAAATGGCTGACACCGACATGTTCGAACATGCCGACCGAAACCAGCCGGTCGAACTTGTCATCGATATTGCGATAGTCGGTCAGCTCGAACTTGGCTCGATCCGAAAGCCCTTCGTCCGCCGCGCGCTGGTTGGCAATGCCGTGCTGTTCTTCCGATAGGGTCACGCCGGTCACATTGGCCTTGAGATGGCGAGCCAGATAAAGGCCCATACCGCCCCAGCCGCAGCCGATATCGAGCACCTTGTCGCCTTCCTTCACCAGCAATTTCGCGGCGATATGGCGCTTTTTGGCGAGCTGCGCTTCGGCAAGCGTCGCATTTGGCGGATCGAAATAGGCGCAGGAATACTGCTTGTCCGGATCGAGAAACAGGTCGTAAAGCTCGCCGGAAAGGTCATAGTGACTTTTGATATTGTCGGACGAGCGCGCAATCGTGTTCATCTGCTGGAAGCGGCGGAACAGAATACGCAGCTTGGCCAGTGCCTTCATCCACGGCTCTATCGCCACGGTCGGCCCGGTATTTTCGAATACGATCTGAAGCAGCGTGTAAATATCGCCGTTCAGAAAATCGATCTCGCCGTCCATGAAACATTCGGCGAGTTTCAATTCTGGGTCGAGCGCTACGGCGCGCTCGGCGTGCTTTGTCTTGAAGTGTATATGAACCGGCACCCCGGTCCTGTCGCCATACTGCGAACGCGCACCACTAGAATCGGTGACCGTCAGATCGCCGGTTTTAATCATATGCGAAAGAACAGTACGCATCATTCCATACATCGGCCCCATCTCCTCTTCAGGATTGAAGCAGGCGCACGTCCATGCGTTTGCATGGCAGGCGGCAGTGCATAAGTATCAGAGCCGCTCTGTCATCAGATTTTCAGGCAATATCCCTTTGGTCAATCAGCCTCGGAGTAATGCCCAAGCAACGCAGACGTTTCCGTCAGCACCCTCTGCAATCCAATACTAATATGCAGAATAGGGAGTTTTACCGATCTGAAAAGAGAAAATGCCCGACGGAGGCCGCCGGGCACGATCATTTAAAGTTTACCACCATTGGAATGCCTACTGACAAAGCGGGCTTCCACAGGGATAAAAGGCGGCTAATTAAGCCTGATCTTCAGCTTCTTCATCTTCGTCGAAAACTTCTTCCGACAGAGGCTGTTCTTCGATGCCATAGATGGCTTCGATCGTGGTCAGGTCTTCGCCCTTTGCCTGACGTTCGGCTTCTTCGGTCGAACGAGCGATGTTGACCGAAACCTGAACCTGAACTTCCGGATGCAGCGAAATCGAGACTTCGTGCAGGCCGATCGTCTTGATCGGATGGTTCAGTTCAACCTGGTTGCGGTGCAGGGTGAAGCCGTTCGCCGTGATGATGTCGGCGATGTCACGGGTCGAAACGGAGCCGTAGAGCTGACCGGTTTCACCAGCCGAACGCACAACGATGAACGATTCGCCGTTGAGCTTGGTTGCAACTGCTTCAGCTTCGTTCTTGCGTTCCAGGTTCTGAGCTTCGAGCTGAGCGCGCTGGCCTTCGAACTTCTTCTTGTTGGCTTCGTTGGCACGAAGAGCCTTGCCCTGCGGAAGCAGGAAGTTACGGGCATAGCCGTCCTTAACCTTGACGGTTTCGCCCATCTGGCCGAGGCGGCCAATGCGTTCCAGAAGAATGACGTCCATTGGAGTTTCCTTTCGAGTTTCTGATTCGGTTACTGACTGTCAGTGCCCGGCATTTTCGAGACCGGCGCGCCGCGCGAAGTGTCGAAAAGTCCGAGAACCATGAAGATGAAAAGCAGGAATGCGAAGAGTATGATCGCAAAGTAGGCCAGCCACAGTGCCACCGGGCGCCACACCTTGCCGCGTGTGCGAAAATGCATGATGGCAAGGCCTGACATCATGAAGCCCGCGCTGAGCGCACCGGCCACGACAGTTGCGATCAATCCGGCGCCGCCGGGAAGAAATGCAACCGCGAGAGCGACCGCGAAGACGAGCAGAGCCGGACGCGGCATGCGCAGCGTTGCTGGCCAGTCGTCACGTGGACGGCGCAGGCGACCCGACATCGAGATCAAACGCTGCGCCAGATAAAGATTGCCAACGAGAATCGCAAGGCAGGTTGCCGGCTGGATCGCAGGCAAGGCGACCATTAGCAGCGACGTTACATTGTTGCGAATATCATCGCTGGCCGTAAACTGAGGATCAGCTTCGGCAACCCGGTCGATAAGCGTATTCGCGAGTTCGCGCGCCATGTCCGGGCCAAAGCCCAGGATTGCGCCGATGACGATGAAGCTGAGCGCCACCATCAGGGCAAGCCGGAACACGATATCCGACAGCGGATACCAGACCAGAACATCCTTCGGTCCGCCGAGTTCTTCGGCAGGCCGTGCAAGGCCGCAAAGAT harbors:
- a CDS encoding replicative DNA helicase, yielding MAEAAVRKLDDARDQKDARYREAPHNIEAEQALLGAILINNDAFYRVSDFLKPTHFFEPLHRRIYEITTDLIRVGKMANPVTMKTFLPTEGKVGDLTIFQYVTRLATEAVTIINAEDYGRAIYDLATRRALIGIGEDMVNVAYDAPVDNAPQEQIEDAERRLFELAETGRYDGGFQAFKDAVTTAVDMANAAFMRDGHLSGVSTGIHMLDGKMGGLQPSDLIVLAGRPGMGKTSLATNIAFNIANAYEGEQQADGTMKAINGGVVGFFSLEMSAEQLATRIISEQTEVSSSKIRRGDITETDFEKLVACSQVMQKIPLYIDQTGGISIAQLAARARRLKRQRGLDVLVIDYIQLMTGSSKASAQNRVQEITEITTGLKALGKELNVPIIALSQLSRQVESREDKRPQLSDLRESGSIEQDADVVLFVFREEYYVKNLEPRDEFDPKYEEWKQHFEKVKGTADVIVAKQRHGPTGTVKLAFQSEFTRFADLAEGSYVPEQYE
- a CDS encoding DUF2232 domain-containing protein, which produces MKFNGTIIGIGILAGLASALMSSGVIAQGGAMAAMAMVLYFLTPLPIFVVALGWGSSAGIVAAATATVAVGVVAVPMAALLMALTSFVPAATGAYLCGLARPAEELGGPKDVLVWYPLSDIVFRLALMVALSFIVIGAILGFGPDMARELANTLIDRVAEADPQFTASDDIRNNVTSLLMVALPAIQPATCLAILVGNLYLAQRLISMSGRLRRPRDDWPATLRMPRPALLVFAVALAVAFLPGGAGLIATVVAGALSAGFMMSGLAIMHFRTRGKVWRPVALWLAYFAIILFAFLLFIFMVLGLFDTSRGAPVSKMPGTDSQ
- a CDS encoding purine-nucleoside phosphorylase, which gives rise to MRHRTIAAWLLTALALLSSPVASSAASEPIKVKVFIAAMFEIGQNSGDRAGEFQRWYEHYWKDAKPIEVKGALKPVYCNDDGVCGSVLGMGKVNSSASMQAIMLDPAFDFSKTYYILSGVAGTPPSRGTIGDVSWATWLVDYDLGHRWAPEEGKLGEPVFMPRKGYEDYRVFKLNPELVAAAVRLGSNVELRDSPKAQAYRMRYPDKAAQAKPALKTGTHMTGDTFFHGPGLSKEAQYIAKLYGADDYLATEMEAAALALVIKRQHGTDRILSLRGSVNFDQGNPKETTLQHLDPAPGETAGGFAETVENIYLVGAPVVNDIVTHWDKWESGVPKSE
- the rplI gene encoding 50S ribosomal protein L9, producing the protein MDVILLERIGRLGQMGETVKVKDGYARNFLLPQGKALRANEANKKKFEGQRAQLEAQNLERKNEAEAVATKLNGESFIVVRSAGETGQLYGSVSTRDIADIITANGFTLHRNQVELNHPIKTIGLHEVSISLHPEVQVQVSVNIARSTEEAERQAKGEDLTTIEAIYGIEEQPLSEEVFDEDEEAEDQA
- a CDS encoding SAM-dependent methyltransferase, whose amino-acid sequence is MYGMMRTVLSHMIKTGDLTVTDSSGARSQYGDRTGVPVHIHFKTKHAERAVALDPELKLAECFMDGEIDFLNGDIYTLLQIVFENTGPTVAIEPWMKALAKLRILFRRFQQMNTIARSSDNIKSHYDLSGELYDLFLDPDKQYSCAYFDPPNATLAEAQLAKKRHIAAKLLVKEGDKVLDIGCGWGGMGLYLARHLKANVTGVTLSEEQHGIANQRAADEGLSDRAKFELTDYRNIDDKFDRLVSVGMFEHVGVSHFAEYFQHVARLMKPDGVFLLHAIGRADGPGATNPFIRKYIFPGGYIPALSEVLPHIEKAGLYVTDVEILRLHYAETLKAWREAFMANRERAKALYDERFCRMWEFYLAASESAFRWQNMMVFHIQIAHRQEAVPLTRNYIEAEEKRLKRLDSAPKGANSEARAVKKSMNA